GTCCGCACCTTCCCTGCCACGACCACACCGGCGACCGCCACGAGGACAAGGATGACCGCGACCACGCCGATGATCCCGAGAGGTAGGCCGGAAGGTTGCATCGTGAGGGAGCATGACTCGCCCGAGGAACCGATCGGGACCTGCTGCACCAGATATGTGGGTTTGTAGCCGTCGAGCATTCCCGAGACATTGTAACTGCCGGGCTCGATGTCGAGTTTCAGGATCCCGTCCGCCCCGGTGACGCCCCGGTCCGTCCCATTCACGCCAATTGCCACACCGGCAAGGGCTTTGTGGTCGGGACTCCCGACGATGACCGCAACAGGAACAGAGACAGGCACCAGTTCGGCGACAAGGTCGGTCTTCTGGTCACGAGAGTTGCACGACCCCTGCCAGGCGACATAGCCGGGAGCTCTGACCTCGATGGCATGCGTGCCCGCCACCACCGACTCAAGGCTGAACCGTCCGTAATTATCAGTCACACCGACGTCTTTACCGTCGACAGAGACGCTCGCCCCGGCCAGAGGGGCCTTCGCGGCGTCATAGACCGAGATGAAGACCGGGTACGTGGACTTGGAGAGGAAGATATCGGTGAGGACGGCATTCTCCGGGATAGATACCTCCTGACAGTAGTCGCTGTACGCCGGGTGGGTCACCTCCACGAGGTATCGCCTGTCCGTATCCAGGACAGTGGTGACGAAACCGTCGCGGCCCGTCGTCCCCCGCACCGTCCCGCCGACCTTCACTGTGGCATTGGCAATCGGGACATGGTCCCTGGCATCAAGCACCCGGAAGGCGAACCTGCCCTCAGGATAGAGCCAGAACTGGACGGGCTCGACCTCGTCGTCGATCTCGATCTCCC
This region of Methanofollis sp. genomic DNA includes:
- a CDS encoding carboxypeptidase regulatory-like domain-containing protein; its protein translation is MVCKLRILIIAALALLLCGTAVQASTLVDVTVKDADDGTALKGATVYVDGSDEGTTDSRGEVSYRHTESSRYNLKVTKSGYKDWYERIDADDTSVAVRMDRDSLDLKITVYDADTFLPVSGVWVEIANKVSGEKDSEKTDSTGLATFEVKANEDYSVEVEAKGYDLLQREIEIDDEVEPVQFWLYPEGRFAFRVLDARDHVPIANATVKVGGTVRGTTGRDGFVTTVLDTDRRYLVEVTHPAYSDYCQEVSIPENAVLTDIFLSKSTYPVFISVYDAAKAPLAGASVSVDGKDVGVTDNYGRFSLESVVAGTHAIEVRAPGYVAWQGSCNSRDQKTDLVAELVPVSVPVAVIVGSPDHKALAGVAIGVNGTDRGVTGADGILKLDIEPGSYNVSGMLDGYKPTYLVQQVPIGSSGESCSLTMQPSGLPLGIIGVVAVILVLVAVAGVVVAGKVRTPSRRNRRPGRRGGF